The window TGACCTTGCTCTCTTTTCTAGACCTCAGGGCAGGTCAAAGCCATATATGTAAGATATATATGTTTCTCAATAAAGTTAACATTTTCCTTACCTCAGCTGGTCCTGTAATCTTCTGTGTCTGCACAATGAGACCAATATTATAACACCTGTCCGATGAAGTTATTCAACTTCCCCCAATGTCTCAAGTAGGAACAAGGTCCAAGGACTTTTTTCTAGTCTACTCCAAGGACTAGAACCCAGTTGTAAATGTGTACATTTCCTTTCAATACTGTTTTAAGAAGTAGTTAAACTGGAAAAAATACTGACACAAATATGTGCATTGTTGTGCATGATATTATCTCAGATATTATCTCAGAGAAACATGGGTTAGAACTCACAAATTCATAAATGTATTCCTCCTTCATGCATTTTATTGTAGATCACCAGTAACTCTGAATAAATCTGAAGCCGATAAGTAATACCACCATACTGATTACAATGATAAATTTTATTTGTGATGCACATTTCATACTTTATTCCCTAATCATAACCTTGTTGTGCTGATATTCCTAGAAGGTTTATAATAGAGGGAATTCTCTCAACTTCCACAGAAATACAAGAGAAACATGGAGCTTTTTAATTATTCATCCCCGACTCGCTCCACTGAACTCATTTTATATGACGCGCTATTTCATGGTATAACACAAAAGAAGAATTCAAAACTGTAATATGATTTTCATGGCGCACTGTCTCATAATTAAGAAAAAGCTCTGTATAAAGGTCTTAAAGGACAAATATCAAATTGGCAGAATAATTTGCATGTCAGATTTGTAAACTGTGAAATTATGCAAATGGTGGAACGTTGATATCGTTTCTGCTTGGAATACATTTAGCTTTGttgaacatttatttaaaaagtcTAAGAGAACCACGCGATACTTGTTTTGGTATGAACTTTTCCAGAGGTCAATATGACAATCTGAGCTTTCACAGAAATCCGTTTCAGAAATCTCACCATTTCTGGCTCAAAGGCAGCCCATGTAGATGATGCCTGCAAACACATTAagtcacaagagatgggtgatttCCAACAGACCAAAAGAAGGCAAATAAATATACAGGAAAGTAGGAAGCATAAGCTCAAAGATACTAAACTATGTTTATTAAATCCAAAGTAAGAATTTTCAGCTTATTAGATTTGAATATTATATTTGCCAAATTGTGCAAGAAAAGAGTAAAAATGTAATTCAGTGACAGGTAAATATTCTTTCAAGTGAATTCCAATGTGTACAATAATCTTGAATGAGTGCTTTTTAAAGTCCTCATGTTTTCTGCCACATCTTTACGTGACCTTAGGAGGCCAGTTTTACTGAACTTTGAAGTTCTCTGCAAACAGTGGAACCCAGAAATTGTGTTTCAATACAATAAACAATGTGCCAGGCCTTCCATCCGGCCTGTCATCCCTGGTGAAGATCCAGTCCAAATCCCAAGGAGAAGGTTATTTGCATAATAGGAATAGGCTCCCACACAATTTATGGCATTATTGGTTTCCTTAAACCATTGATGCATCAGAACTTCAGAGTGATGTCTTGTCACTGCATCAGAGTGGGTTTCAGGTCAATAGGTGCTGGCATAGAGGGTGTTTCACAGCGTAGTCAGACCGGTGCCTAGCAATTAAAAGTTAATCTATTCCCATAATGAAATGTTGTTTTTCTATTGCCAATCAATCTTTCTGAGACATTGTAGCTTCCACATATAGTTGTTGTGCAATATTtatgcttagagtcatagaggtttacagcatggacacaggcccatcggcccaacttgtccatgccgcccttttttttttaaacccctaagctagtcccaattgcccacatttggcccatatctctctatacccatcttacccatgtaactgtctaaatgctttttaaaagacaaaattgtacccgcctctactactacctctagcagcttgttccagacactcaccaccctctgtgtgaaaaagattgcccctctggacccttttgtatctctcccctatcaccttaacctatgccttctagtttaagactcccctaactttgggaaaagatattgactatctagctgatctatgcccctcattattttatagacctctataagatcacctctccgcctcccacgctccagagaaaaaagtcccagtctatccagcctctccttataccgcaaaccatcaagtcccggtcgcatcccagtaaatcttttttgcgctctttctagtttaataatatcctttgagtgaccagaactgtacacagtattccaagggtgaccttaccaatgtctcgtaaacttcaacaagacgtcccaactcctatattcaatgttctgactaatgaaaccaagcatgctgaatgccttcttcaccactctgtccactttcaaggagctatgaacatgtacccctagatctctttattctgtaactctccccaacgccctaccattgactgagtaagtcctgccctggttcaatctaccaaaatgcatcgccttgcatttatctaaattaaactccatctgccactcgtcagtcccctggcccaattgatcattgTACATATATTCAAAAACAGACTGGGCTTTCTGAAATCAGTTTAAAATGTGTTATAGAGAGCTAATAGCAAGAAGGATGTTCAAATATATCAGGCAGCCACAACAGTTATTTAAAAGTGATTAGGGATTGAGATTATCATTGCAGGGAAACATCCAAGAACAGGAGTTTGTTTTAGTCAGGAGCTCTAAATGGGCAATATTGCACAAGTCTTCTGTTATACAGCCCACCTAATATTCAGTTCCATTGAAGTCAATGTATAATGGGCTACCATGCAATACAATATGGTCCATTTGTGCTACGGTTCAAAGCAAATTTCTATTCCACAGTCTGAGATTGAATCCTCAAAATGATGTAACAAAGATGGCAGCTTAGCTCCATAGAAAACTGCAGACACAATTCATGTTATATTATTCTGTCACACAACTATAgtttaatgaatatatatatatacaattaTAGAATGTCCATTACAAAGTATTCTTTCCCTTCTAAAAGTAACTATTTGGACAGAACATGACTTTAATTCCAATTGCCATCAAAACAAAATAATGCACTCATTACCTGAAACAAATAACCTAATTTACTTAAATCCTGTTACTATGTATTTTCTGGGTTGCACGCAAAAATGGAGTCAGCGAACAATCTACAGTAAATGCAATTATTGCATTTTAATTTCATAATTTCCTTTAATATTGCATGCTAATTATTGATAATGAGGAAAGAAGTGCTGCTCATTCTTAGCAGCCTCAGTATAAATGGAAGGGAAAAAATAGCAGAGCAAGATCCAATGGCCAAAGGATACTAATCTATCAAACGTACACAAATTGCCAGTGGAGTCCGCTCATTCTATGTTAAAAATGTTATTactgctgccaacagactgaaCTACTCAATAGATCGGGTATGGGCAGCAATCCATAGGATAAAGCATGAATCTTAAAAGCTAAGTTGTGAAATTCAACAGGTTTTTTTCTTGGACAGTCCTTAGACCTAAGAGCAAAGCTTTTAGTATTTACAAAAATACTTAGTTAAAATTCTTTCTCATAACATTCCAAGTAATAAATAGTGAAAACCAAAGGGAATGTTTTGACATTGGTATTTACCCTTTTTGCTTCAACAAGGAGTTAATTTGTCAACTGCAATCAGATTGCTATTTTTAAGGTGTGAAATATGATTCCTCTAAAATATTAGTGAAGTTCCCTCTTTTTGAGCTTTTTCTCTCTTACTGGTGAAATACATTCTCTCTTATCACAATAACTTTGCGGAAAGGCATCTGTTTGTTGTCATTATGCTACATATTGAAGATCCATAGCAGAATTTATGAACCATGGTCATACGTTTATAACACTATGTTTGGCAATGTATACAAAAAGGAGTTGTTCACTTTTGAAATGTTAATGAAATTAAAAGATCTAATTTCTTTCTTGCAAAAAAGTTGGCAAGTGACGATGTTTGAATTCCGTAAACTATCTGAAACATAGTAATCAATATGAAACTATTCTATTTATCAGCAGATAGAAGTTCTCTCATTAGGTCTAATGGGACCACTCAATGCCTGAGAAAGAATGCCTTTAAAATAAGTTCTCAGTAATAATGCTCCCCAATAAATGATATTAGCTTGACTGCTCATTCTTTTTCTAAAAGGTGATGTTTTGTTCTGAATGCTTAATATCCAGGTGATCAATGCTTTGATTCAGTTAAAGATGATTCTTAGAATTGGCAATTTTGCATTGCTCAGCTGACGAAGAGATGGTCACAATTGTATTGTTGTTTTTAAAGTGGCCATCTGACTCTGCGCTGCCCTCCAGAGATGGTAGCTGTCTCTTCTGCCTAGACAAGATATTTAATAATACAATGCGCATATCTTTGCTTCTTAGAGCATAAATGATGGGGTTCACAGTAGAATTTAACCAACACAGCATGCAGAAAAAAGCAAATACCTTTTTGGTGTCATTGTCTACCTTGGCAAATAGATCATATATCATCAGAGTCAAGACCGGAGACCAACAAACAGTCAGAATTACTAATATTAAGCCCAGTGTTTTGGCAAGTTTAATATCCATACGTCTGTGTCCCATTTTTACCTGCCCTTTCCTTCCTTCTTTCTGTTTCTCCATGTAGACTGAATGAACATGTGCTTTCCACAGAATATGTATGTAGGCATAAATTATTAAAACTAGCAAGAAAGTTATTAACATAATCCAGCAAGCTAAATAGCTTTTATCCACCAGAGGAAACAGCTCACAGCAATGACTTTTGTAGTTAATGCAATTCCATCCCATCAAAGGAAGAAAAGCTATAAAAACAGCAACTGACCATGTGACTAGGAGGCAGATCACTGCTCTTCTCCTTGTTAAAATTGTCCTATATTCAGAAGGCTTATGAATGCATATATATCTGTCAATGGCAGTGAGCAACAAACTGCCCACCGAAGCTGAGAAAGATGCAATGACACCTCCAAGTTTAAACAGGAAAATGTAATCTTTGTCATGGTGCCTGAAAACGTGGAAGCTGACAAAACTGTACATAAAATTGATGCTTGCGCAGAGGTCAGCAGATGCAAGGCTAGTTATGAACAAGTAAGAGGGTCGACGTCGGAGTTGTGGGGTAAAGAGAACGATGTATAAAACTAAAATGTTTGCCAAAACAGTAAATGGTCCCACTGTCAGACACAATGCAGCAATTGCTTTACTTTGGCCATCTGTAAGAATCATGAAGCATTCCATGTCCATGTGGTCGCACGGCTTTTTAGTGGTCTCATCATAAGAAACTGTTGTCGTTATAGTTGAATTAAACAGAATGGAACTATTGTCATCCATTTTAGAAGCAGAATGTCTTTAAAATGTTATTTGTCAAATATCCTCTACTTCTTATCGTGAATCAATACGGTTGAGTCCATTAAGGATGGGTTTGAATGCTGAATTTTCAAAGTTTCTTAATCTTTTCAGTACTGATGATCCACTTTATACctaggaaaaatagaaaataattaaaatggtaAAGATATTTTATTTTGACAATTTTTCTAATGTTCTGATATTTAGAGAATACATATTGAGTCAGTGGAATCTTCTATTGCTGTTTTGGTATCCAGGACTCAGGAAAACGAGTGATTTTCTTTTGCCATTTTTACCATGATTCATGTGGTGAGTTTTTTGAAAACAATGAGCAATAATGTGACAACTGAAACGTGCATTAATATATGAGTTTACATTTTCCACATGATGCTCTATTCAAAGAGGAACAAAAAAACTTAACATTAATAAAGGGTGTGCGGGGTTGAGATTTGCTATTAAGGCAAGGGGGTTTGAGAAACAATATTTAGGTTTCACTAAAGGTGTCAAATAATTCTCAATCACAGTTCTCTTGCTTGGATTTTGCAAATCCCTCTTTCCGTGATTTTGAGCCTCAACCATTTTGCTATCTGCCTTTCTTTCCTGGAGTGCCAAGGTATACTTACAGGTACACATGAAGTAGGAACAAAATTAATATGTAAAATCATTGATTTAGGTGTGCTGCCTAATAATAGGTTAACTAGTACGTTCACATATTATCCACACTGCTAAAGGTTATTCAGTAACATTACTGTACACAGGACAATTCCAGAGTTAGATGTTTTTCATAATGAAGTACAGCCTCTATAAGAAGTATTTTCTAATTTCCTCCATAGTTGATGCTTGTACTGCAACAATGTAACGTATTGTCAATGAATGATCAGAAATGGAAATATTTCCAAAATGAAAATATATCGAATAGACAAAATGTCAATTCAGATCAATTAAAACTACCTAAATTTAATAAATATATTTACAAAGTAGTTTTTGTTGGATTTCCCCTTGCCACCGAGAATATGAACAAAACAAGGTCTATTTCGCGGTTCAATTATTGTCGGGCTAGTATCTTAGGGGCCAGTCAGCTTGTTCAAAAGAAACACCCTATCCTAGATGATATGAAGATACAGTTTTCATCCTAAATGATTTGTGagcattcccttattgatcattGTTTTCTAGAGAATTCCAGTTTATGCAGTAAAGTTGAGTGGTATTTGTACTCCTTTGTGACTCCTCCAACTTCACATAAGTTCTATTCATCATACATTGTTGACAGATCCTAACGTGCTACATACGTGTATATCAAATCATATTTTCCACATGTTCACACCACTGCTCTCGTAGAAATTTCATACAATATAGTGATGATTAAAAAATAAAACAATCGCACACAGTTAACAGCACAAGATTCTGTTCAAATATTTGATAAATGAAATGCTAAAGGATTGAGGTGGGTGCATTGTTATCCCTATACAAAATGCTTCAGTTCCTAATATATTATTGGATCAACTTCATCATCAAATATTTTACCCTCTCATTCCCAGTTtatcttgtatatttcaatgagGAACCTTCCTGCAAGTCTCTTGGACAAGGGAAATAGTTCACAGACCAATCATTTACAAATAATGCTGAATTGTGACAAACTCATAATTCTGATGTTTTTTAACTGCTTTATTTAAACAACTAATTTAAGTAAACCAAGAAATAGTTCTTGGTTTCATCCTTTAGGTTGAAAACACATAGGATGTGTAAGAAGAAAGGAAAGAGTTGGGAAAATATTGGGCGAATCTTCCCAATCCCAAGGAGGCAGGACCAAGAGTAGAATTTGAAGATAACACATCAGGTCGGCTCCCTAATACATTTCTATCTTTGAGGGATCTTGCCCGAGGAGGGGTCATTGTGGGTGCTGGCTACTACCCAGCAGTGGTGGGTAGCCATTTGGCCACTTTAGGGAATAGTTGAGATTAAGGTGCTGCCACTGCTGTAACTTTCCCAATATTGGACTATATTGGACCTAAGGTAAATGATAAAACTTAATTAAAGCTTAATTGGAGTACAGGTGGATTGGGTGACACATTGTCAATTCATCTCCAAGCATCTAGATTGATAAAATCTCCCACTCTAACAGCCTGGTGAAATGAGTTAGGATATTTCACACCACAAATGTCTTGTTAATTCAGAGAAAAATATTAAGGAGGAGATTTTCCTCCATATCAGAAAAGACAGTGTGAGGATAAAGCAGGGAAACTGTTTTTATTTTACAGAGGTTGGTTGCCATGCTATTTCCAATGCTTTCTGacttatttcatatttccagcatttcaagttttcTTGTTTATCCATAACATTCTGATGTACAGTATTCTGATGCCTCACCATAACGTACAGCTCTACTAGTAATAGACAAACAATACTCCCTCTCTGTAACGTATCAGTGTTACAATGTGATCTCTATACTTCTTCCATGTGGCTGTAGATAAAGTCTCCAGTGCTTACATGTTACAGTTAATCTACAAATAATTCAGATATTCAGGCTACATTTTCCAAATATATTCTCATCATCATATCAGGAGCTTCATGAGGTGCATCTGAAAATTAgttgttaacctggtgaagcCTTAATACTCAGCTAAAAGCCTGCTAAACAGCAAACACAGCCTGCTATAGACAGAGATAAGTAATACCAATAGATCACATCAACGTTCTGCAATCTTGCAGTCATTAAAGGTGGTTGacaattaaatgtctaatgagcGGATATGGAATCCCCATCAATATCCATCTTCATTGTCAACAAATGTTGGGGGCCAGCATGTGAGTAcaaaaggcaaggctgaagcGTTTGCAAACatattcagccagaagtgcaaAGTGGTGATATGTCTCAGTCCCCTCTTGAGTTCTGCACTATCACAGCTGCCAGTATTCAGACAATTTGATTCAATCCACATAACATCCAGAAACAGCTGAGTGCACTGTACACTGTAAAGGTTACGGGCCTCAACAATATCCCAGCTGTAGTGCAGAAAATCTAGCTCCAGATCAAACCACACCTCtaaccaagctgtttcagtacagctccAATACTGTCATCCACATGACAAGGTGGAAAATTGCCCTGGTCTTGCccacaaaaaacagaaaaagtcCAATCCAGCCCTTTTAATCCATTCCCAACCATAAGGTAATGGAAGGAATCTCAATAGTGTTTTCAAatgacacttactcagcaataacctgttcattaATGCTTAGTTTGGGTTCTACTAGGACCTCATAACTCTAAACCTCAATATAGCCTCAGTCTAGACATGGATATGGTAGCTCAATTCTGAAGGTAGGGTgaaagtgacagcccttgacatcagggcACCATTTGATGGTGTGGCACCAAGAGCCTGCATAAGAAGGACAATGATGATCATGGAAAATCTCTCTCATGGCTTGTGGCTTTATTTAatccattcataggatgtggaggttactggctaggccagcaattattgcccatccttaattgcccttgtgaaggttgtgctgcgctgccttcttgaaccactgcagtccatgtggtatacatgtgaagttccaggattttgaccctgtgacagtgaaagaaaagtaatatatttccaagccaggatggtgtgtgacttgggggagaatttccaggtggtggtgttctcactgTCTGCTGTcagtgtccttctagatgatagtggttgtgggcttggaaggtgctgcctgaggagccttggtgagatcctgcagtgcatcttgtagattgctgccactgtgcattggtggtggagggagtgaatgtttgtgggtggagtgccagtcaagtgggctgctttgcctggatggtgttgggtttctggagtattgttggagctgcactcatccaagcaagtagagaatattccattacactcctgagtactgccttgtagattgtggatgggctttggggagtcagacggtgagttacttgctgcagaattgctAGTCTGTGACCTGTTCTTGtacccacagtatttatgtggctagttcagttcagtttctggtcaaaggtaactcccaggatgtcaaTAGTGGGGATTTAtcattggtaatgccattgaatgtcaaggagcgataGTTAGaccctctcttattggagatggtcattgcttggcacttgcgtggcgcaaatgttacttgccacttgtcagtccaagcctggatattgtccaggttttgctgcttttggacatggactacttcagtatctgaggag of the Mustelus asterias chromosome 21, sMusAst1.hap1.1, whole genome shotgun sequence genome contains:
- the cnr2 gene encoding cannabinoid receptor 2, with product MDDNSSILFNSTITTTVSYDETTKKPCDHMDMECFMILTDGQSKAIAALCLTVGPFTVLANILVLYIVLFTPQLRRRPSYLFITSLASADLCASINFMYSFVSFHVFRHHDKDYIFLFKLGGVIASFSASVGSLLLTAIDRYICIHKPSEYRTILTRRRAVICLLVTWSVAVFIAFLPLMGWNCINYKSHCCELFPLVDKSYLACWIMLITFLLVLIIYAYIHILWKAHVHSVYMEKQKEGRKGQVKMGHRRMDIKLAKTLGLILVILTVCWSPVLTLMIYDLFAKVDNDTKKVFAFFCMLCWLNSTVNPIIYALRSKDMRIVLLNILSRQKRQLPSLEGSAESDGHFKNNNTIVTISSSAEQCKIANSKNHL